The Stigmatella ashevillena genomic sequence CTCTGGCACGCTGGGCGCGAAGGGAGAGGTGTTCGTCCACGTGCTACCGCTGTTGGAGAAGGCGTGCAGGAAGTAGACGACCGGGTACCGCTGATCTCCGTCGCCGTAGCCGGGGGGCAGGTACACCGTCAGCCGACGGCGGGCGGGATCTCCCAGCGGGTTCGACTCCAGGGCGGGCGACTGCACCTCGCGCGTCTCAAGCACTCCCTTCATCCGGTGTTCCTCTCAGGCCCGTGCTCACGTGCGGGCCCCTGCTTGCTTACCAAATATCTTCATCACCTGCTGCAAGTCCTCCCACGCCTTGCGCTTCTCGGCGGGGCTGCGCAGCAGGTAGGCCGGGTGGAAGGTAGGCATCAACTTCACGCCCTGGTACTCGCGCCACTGGCCCCTCAGGCGGGTGATGGGCGTGGTGTCCCGGAGCAACGTCTGCGCGGCGAACTTCCCCAGCGCCACGATGACCTTGGGCTGGATGGCCAGCAACTGCGAGCGGAGGAAGGGCTCACAGGCGGCGATCTCATCGGCTTCCGGGTTCCGATTGCCCGGCGGGCGGCACTTCACCACGTTGCAGATGTAGATCTCATCCCGGTTGAAGCCCATCGCTTGGATCATCTTCGTCAGCAGCTCTCCTGCCGCACCGACGAAGGGCACACCCTGGAGATCCTCGTTTTCCCCGGGCCCCTCCCCCACGAAGACGAGGTCCGCGCGCGGGTTGCCCACACCGAAGACGATGTTCTTGCGCCCCGTGCACAGCTTGCAGCGCCGACAGTCGCCCAACTCGCGGCGGACCTGATCCAGCGTCGGGCGCTCGCCGTCCACGACGCCCGGCAAGGGGCCCGGAAAGCGCGGGGCCTGCTGCGGTACGTCGAGGAGCATTCCATTGCCTGTCGCGGCTACTGGAGCCCGAACCGGCGGCGCGGCGGGGACAGGCGGGGACTCGGGCGCGGGTGCCCGAGGGCTCTCGGCACGTGGAGGCGGCGGAGGAGATGGGACAGGCTCGGCGGGCGGCGGCTTGGCCGCAGCGCCCCGTGGCGGCAGCATGGAGCGCAGCGATGCCGAGCGCTCGGCGGCCAGCTTCGCCGCGTCCACCAGGAGGGCACGACCCCCCGTCTCCTCCTGCCAGAGGAGGTGGCGGCGCAGATCCTCCACGACTTCACCCAGTTCTTCAGCGGACTCAGGGGGTTCGTTCACGGGAGCCCAGGCGTTCATGGAGGCGGTGCCTCCGGTTCATGGCGCAGCTTCAAAATCTCATCCTATGGGT encodes the following:
- a CDS encoding uracil-DNA glycosylase, with the translated sequence MNAWAPVNEPPESAEELGEVVEDLRRHLLWQEETGGRALLVDAAKLAAERSASLRSMLPPRGAAAKPPPAEPVPSPPPPPRAESPRAPAPESPPVPAAPPVRAPVAATGNGMLLDVPQQAPRFPGPLPGVVDGERPTLDQVRRELGDCRRCKLCTGRKNIVFGVGNPRADLVFVGEGPGENEDLQGVPFVGAAGELLTKMIQAMGFNRDEIYICNVVKCRPPGNRNPEADEIAACEPFLRSQLLAIQPKVIVALGKFAAQTLLRDTTPITRLRGQWREYQGVKLMPTFHPAYLLRSPAEKRKAWEDLQQVMKIFGKQAGART